One Candidatus Rokuibacteriota bacterium DNA segment encodes these proteins:
- a CDS encoding Tim44 domain-containing protein, translating into MKRFLVLTCLVVVALAPVLLVTDAWARAGSGSSGGSRGSRSYSSPARPSQSPATPSQPSSPPSSVQQPQRSGWGAGLMGGLAGFALGGLLGSMLFGGGMGGGIGLMEILLIGGGIFLLFRMMRSRQAAPASGQGYGGGQPQAQPQPQPQPYQTSYQAQAVDTGPRDLDRGVSYIRQMDAGFDPARFGDTASDVFFRVQAAWMARDISQASASITPEMADILQKDCDRLRGQGRINRLDNIAVRSVTVTEAWQESGQDYVTAHFLASLLDYTVDEHSGQVVEGSRTEPVKFEEFWTFVRPVGPNAWRLSAIQQA; encoded by the coding sequence ATGAAGCGATTCCTCGTACTCACGTGCCTTGTGGTCGTCGCGCTCGCTCCGGTATTGCTCGTCACCGACGCGTGGGCCCGGGCCGGCAGCGGCAGCTCGGGCGGCAGCCGGGGATCGCGCAGCTATTCGTCTCCCGCGCGTCCTTCGCAGAGCCCCGCGACTCCAAGTCAGCCCTCCTCTCCGCCCTCGTCGGTCCAGCAGCCCCAGCGTTCGGGGTGGGGCGCGGGCCTCATGGGCGGCCTCGCGGGCTTCGCGCTCGGCGGGCTTCTCGGCAGCATGCTCTTCGGCGGCGGCATGGGCGGCGGCATCGGCCTCATGGAGATCCTGCTGATCGGCGGTGGTATCTTCCTCCTCTTCAGGATGATGCGGAGCCGCCAGGCCGCGCCCGCCTCCGGCCAGGGCTATGGCGGAGGTCAACCGCAGGCCCAGCCACAACCCCAGCCCCAGCCATACCAGACGTCGTACCAGGCGCAGGCCGTGGACACTGGCCCGAGGGACCTCGATCGCGGCGTGAGCTACATCCGCCAGATGGACGCGGGTTTCGACCCCGCGCGCTTCGGCGACACCGCCTCGGATGTCTTCTTCCGCGTGCAGGCGGCGTGGATGGCGCGTGACATCAGCCAGGCGTCGGCCTCGATCACCCCCGAGATGGCCGACATACTCCAGAAGGACTGCGACCGTCTCCGCGGCCAGGGACGGATCAACCGGCTCGACAACATCGCGGTGCGCTCCGTCACCGTCACCGAGGCCTGGCAGGAGAGCGGCCAGGACTACGTCACGGCCCACTTCCTGGCGAGCCTTCTCGACTACACGGTCGACGAGCACTCCGGGCAGGTTGTGGAGGGCAGCCGCACCGAGCCCGTGAAGTTCGAGGAGTTCT